The Trichoplusia ni isolate ovarian cell line Hi5 chromosome 17, tn1, whole genome shotgun sequence genome includes a region encoding these proteins:
- the LOC113502484 gene encoding 39S ribosomal protein L20, mitochondrial — MVFLTVANWVRSRGPDEFWRKRRVFRLAAHYIGRRRNCYSIAVRNVHRALVYATKARKLKKQDMIDLWNTRINAACEQHNITYFTLKEGLDRANILLDRKSLSDLACWEPRTFESLAAVAKQKMNYDGFIDNADKKHPTGVNLNLKDVMLEAWLKERKQ, encoded by the coding sequence ATGGTATTTCTGACTGTAGCCAATTGGGTTCGTAGCCGCGGACCTGATGAATTTTGGAGAAAGAGGAGGGTTTTTAGGTTAGCCGCACATTACATTGGTCGGCGAAGGAACTGTTACTCAATAGCTGTGCGAAATGTACACCGAGCCTTAGTTTACGCAACCAAAGCCAGAAAACTGAAGAAGCAAGATATGATCGATCTCTGGAACACGAGAATTAACGCAGCTTGTGAACAACACAATATCACATACTTTACTTTGAAAGAGGGTTTAGACAGGGCCAACATCTTATTAGACCGAAAATCATTGTCAGATTTGGCATGTTGGGAACCACGGACATTTGAAAGTTTGGCTGCTGTTGCCAAACAAAAGATGAACTACGATGGTTTTATTGACAATGCGGATAAAAAACATCCTACTGGTGTGAACCTAAACCTTAAAGATGTTATGTTAGAAGCTTGGTTGAAGGAAAGAAAGCAGTGA